AGACCGTGGCGAAGACCGCAGTGAACCGCGCCAACCGCACCAAGCTGCGCGGCATCCTCCGCCAGATGCGCGAATCCCTCGTTGCTGGCGATGCAAAGTCTGCGGCTGAGCAGTACCGCTCCACAGTCTCTGTGCTCGACAAGAGCGTGCAGAAGGGCGTTCTTCACGCCAATACCGCTTCCCGTTATAAGAGCCGCCTCAATGCCCGTCTGAAGACGCTGGCGACCAAGGCCGCTTAACCAACATCGTTTTGTTATCAAGCGAGGCGCCCACAATCGGGCGCCTCGTTTTTCTTGCGCTCCACGCCGTACACTTCTCTCAGGATGCCCCTCTCCGATCTCGATAGCCGCGCTGCGCGTGGCGAAGACAAAGTCTCCACCGTCAAGCTTCACGCGGTGCAGTATGTCATCGCCCTCATCGTCCTGATTCTGATGACAGGGCTGTGGCGTCTCCAGGTCTTGGGAGCCAGTAATTACCGCGTGCTCGCGGAAGCCAATCGTGTCCGCAAGGTTCCCATTCTTGCCCCGCGTGGAAAGATCTTCGACCGCGAAGGCCGTCTGCTCGTCGACAACTACTCTTCTGTCGCGGCCTATCTTCTGCGCGAGCAGATGCAGAACCCCGAGACCGATCTGCCCATGATCTCCGTGGGCCTCAATATCCCCATCGAACAGCTCCAATACACGCTGCGCAAATACAAACTCGCCCCCAAGTATCAGCCCATCCCGCTCAAACAGGACATCACACCGGACGAGCAGGCTTTCATTGAGGCCCATCGCAACGAGCTTCCCGAACTGGAGACCATCGAAGAGCAGCGTCGTCTTTACCCGCGCGACGGCTTCGCCTCCCATCTCATCGGTTACGTCGGTGAGGTCAGCGAACAGATGCTCAACCAGGAGCGCTACGCTCTGTACTCGCCCGGCGACGTCGTCGGAAAATCCGGTGTGGAACAGAGCTACGACGCCCTTCTGCGCGGTGTCGACGGCTCCCGCGATGTCATCGTCAACTCGCATGGCCGCGAACTTGGACGTCTTGGGGAAGAACTCGCCAAGCCCGGTCAGGACATTCGCCTCACGATCGACCTCGATCTGCAGATGGCGGCGGAGAAGGCGCTTGAAGGCAAGAACGGCGCGATCGTCGCGATGGACCCGCACACCGGCGAGATCCTCGCCATGGTCTCTCGCCCCAACTTCGATCCCAACCAGTTCGCCGTCCGCCTGACGCGCAACTACTGGAACCAGCTCCTCACCGACCCGGAACATCCGTTGCTGAACAAAGCGATTCAGGCGCAGCTCGCTCCCGGTTCTACCTTCAAGATCATCATGTCCGTAGCCGGTCTTGAAGAGGGTACGGCGCAGGACCTGAAGGTGAACTGCACCGGAGGCGCGGACTTCTACGGACACTTCTTCAAGTGCGACGCACGCCACGGCGGTGTGAACATCTATAACGCCATTCCTTTGTCCTGCGACATCTTCTACTACACCCTCGCGCAAAAACTCGGCATCGACACGATCGCGAAGTATGCTACCGAACTGGGCCTTTCGCAGCGCACCGGGATCGACCTCCCCGAAGAGGCGAGCGGCACCATGCCCAGCACCAAGTGGAAGATGAAGAACTTCCACGACAAGTGGTATGCCGGTGAGACCATCTCCGTCGGCATCGGACAGGGTGCGGTGGCTGCGACGCCAATTCAGATGGCCCGTGCGCTCTCCGGTGTGGCCAGTGGTGGAGCCCTCGTTCGGCCACATGTGCTCTCAATGGATCAGATTCCTGAATCAATGAGGCAGGCCTACGTGGAAGCCTTCCCCGGCAGCGGCGAGAAAAAAGTGTCGATGCGTGCCGAGAACTGGCAGATCATCTCCGACGCCATGGCTGAGACTATGAATACCGGAACCGCTTCCCTGGCTCATCTCGACGGGGTAGATTTTGCGGGGAAGACTGGAACAGCACAGGTCATGAGTCATGATGCCCTTGCACGTTCCGGTGGTGGCAAGAAGACGCAACCCAACGCCTGGTTCGTCGGCATGGTGCCGCGCCGGAATCCCGACATCGTGGTGGCCGCGCTCATTGAAAACGGCGAATGGGGAAAATATTCCGCCAAACTCGCCGCACAGGTCATCACAGCCTTTATCGATAAGCAGCGCAAGAAGGACAACAACCTTCGCGTCGCCGAAGTGAAGCCGAAGCCCACGGAAGAAACTCCCGCCAAGCCGGAGCAGAAGCCGGAACAGGCGCCTTCGGCAGCCGTTCCGGAAAAGCCGCGCAGCATCTCGGGAGCAGGAAACTAGGTCCATGGCGCGTTCCTCTACCTTCCGTGATTTCGACTGGACGCTCCTCGGCTTTGTTCTGCTGATGTCGGTCATCAGTGTCGGCGAGATCTATTCCGCCACGCTGCATACGAAGTTCCACGGTTTTCACACCAAGCAGATCGAGTTCCTCGCCATCGGTCTCGTGCTGATGTTCCTCATCTCTCTGGTGGACTACCATCGCCTCATCGAGATCTCCCCCTGGCTCTATGGCATCGGCCTGACCTCGCTGGTCGCGGTCAAACTCGTGGGTCAGAAGGTCCTCGGTGCTCGCCGTTGGATCCGTTTTCCCGGCAACATCCACTTCCAACCATCGGAGTGGGTCAAACTCTTCCTTGTCCTCGCCGTGGCGCGCTTCTTCTGGAACCTCTCGGGCCGAGAGCTCACCTGGGGCGACATTGCCAAGGCCTTCGCCATGGTCGGTGTTCCGTTGCTCCTCGTTCTCAGCCAGCCCGATCTTGGAACTTCAATGACGTACGCCCCCGTACTTGTGATGGGGCTACTACTTGGCGGGATCCGCCTGAAGCAGGCATCGATCCTGATTGTCAGCTTCCTGGTTCTCTTCGTTGGCGTCTGGAACAGTGGCAAGGTCCTCAAACCGTACCAGAAGGCCCGCCTCACCAGCTTCTCCCATCCCGAAGACGACCCTCGCGGCAAGGGATACCAGGTGCAGCAGTCCCTCATCGCCGTGGGCTCCGGAGGCATCTGGGGCAAGGGTGCGACCAAAGGCACACAGACCCAGGGCGACTTCCTCCCGATTCCGTATACCGACTTCATCTTCGCCGCGCTCTGTGAAGAACACGGCTTCGTCGGCGCCGCTCTGGTCCTGATCCTCTACTTCCTGATCTTCATGCGCCTGGTGCAGAACGCTCAGACAGCGAAAGATCTTCCCGGCACCTTCATCGTGATGGGGATCGTCGCCATCATGGTCTTCCAGCTCGCGATCAATGTGGGCATGGTGGTGGGTCTCGCTCCCGTTACAGGAATTCCGCTGCCTCTGTTAAGCTACGGCGGGTCCAGCGTCATCTTTACGTTTCTTGCACTTGGGATCGTGATGAACGTTCG
This genomic stretch from Terriglobus saanensis SP1PR4 harbors:
- the rpsT gene encoding 30S ribosomal protein S20; translation: MANHVSSLKRARQTVAKTAVNRANRTKLRGILRQMRESLVAGDAKSAAEQYRSTVSVLDKSVQKGVLHANTASRYKSRLNARLKTLATKAA
- the rodA gene encoding rod shape-determining protein RodA → MARSSTFRDFDWTLLGFVLLMSVISVGEIYSATLHTKFHGFHTKQIEFLAIGLVLMFLISLVDYHRLIEISPWLYGIGLTSLVAVKLVGQKVLGARRWIRFPGNIHFQPSEWVKLFLVLAVARFFWNLSGRELTWGDIAKAFAMVGVPLLLVLSQPDLGTSMTYAPVLVMGLLLGGIRLKQASILIVSFLVLFVGVWNSGKVLKPYQKARLTSFSHPEDDPRGKGYQVQQSLIAVGSGGIWGKGATKGTQTQGDFLPIPYTDFIFAALCEEHGFVGAALVLILYFLIFMRLVQNAQTAKDLPGTFIVMGIVAIMVFQLAINVGMVVGLAPVTGIPLPLLSYGGSSVIFTFLALGIVMNVRMSRFVN
- the mrdA gene encoding penicillin-binding protein 2; the protein is MPLSDLDSRAARGEDKVSTVKLHAVQYVIALIVLILMTGLWRLQVLGASNYRVLAEANRVRKVPILAPRGKIFDREGRLLVDNYSSVAAYLLREQMQNPETDLPMISVGLNIPIEQLQYTLRKYKLAPKYQPIPLKQDITPDEQAFIEAHRNELPELETIEEQRRLYPRDGFASHLIGYVGEVSEQMLNQERYALYSPGDVVGKSGVEQSYDALLRGVDGSRDVIVNSHGRELGRLGEELAKPGQDIRLTIDLDLQMAAEKALEGKNGAIVAMDPHTGEILAMVSRPNFDPNQFAVRLTRNYWNQLLTDPEHPLLNKAIQAQLAPGSTFKIIMSVAGLEEGTAQDLKVNCTGGADFYGHFFKCDARHGGVNIYNAIPLSCDIFYYTLAQKLGIDTIAKYATELGLSQRTGIDLPEEASGTMPSTKWKMKNFHDKWYAGETISVGIGQGAVAATPIQMARALSGVASGGALVRPHVLSMDQIPESMRQAYVEAFPGSGEKKVSMRAENWQIISDAMAETMNTGTASLAHLDGVDFAGKTGTAQVMSHDALARSGGGKKTQPNAWFVGMVPRRNPDIVVAALIENGEWGKYSAKLAAQVITAFIDKQRKKDNNLRVAEVKPKPTEETPAKPEQKPEQAPSAAVPEKPRSISGAGN